A window of the Brassica oleracea var. oleracea cultivar TO1000 chromosome C1, BOL, whole genome shotgun sequence genome harbors these coding sequences:
- the LOC106318920 gene encoding putative E3 ubiquitin-protein ligase UBR7, with translation MASGDFEDDAEATVTMEEYIESMDAEELEADLVLGGDEGDECTYPKGYMKRQAIFSCITCTPEGNAGVCTACCLTCHDGHELLELWTKRNFRCDCGNSKFGTLACKLLPGKDVENPENSYNHNFKGLYCSCDKPYPDPNGEDHGEMIQCCICEDWFHEEHLAPKPSDGVSSQIPRDEEGVPVYEDFICQNCSPVCSFLTLYPEKLWIAAKVDSNGSANASSDTTETNQTPTATEALQPENSTEAEKSVLRGCSEKLADSEPFPAAGCAIATGLTSCPEFEKKPLFVTKNWRNMLCKCEKCLEMYSERKVSYLLDAEDTIAEYENKAKEKRTEKLEKQEGEALDHFNNLDHVTKVELSHGIKDFKEGFRSLLESVGTSRAITSEDVEEMFSKLKNKRKRME, from the exons ATGGCATCGGGTGATTTCGAGGACGATGCTGAGGCAACTGTAACGATGGAAGAGTACATCGAAAGCATGGATGCCGAAGAGCTG GAAGCTGACTTGGTGTTGGGTGGAGACGAGGGAGATGAGTGTACTTACCCAAAGGGTTACATGAAAAGACAGGCCATTTTCTCTTGCATTACATGTACTCCAGAGGGGAATGCTGGAGTCTGCACTGCCTGTTGCTTAACTTGTCACGATGGTCATGAG CTTTTGGAGCTCTGGACTAAGAGAAATTTCCGATGTGACTGTGGGAACTCCAAGTTTGGAACTTTAGCCTGTAAGCTTCTCCCGGGCAAAGATGTAGAGAACCCCGAGAATTCTTACAACCATAACTTCAAAGGCTTGTACTGCTCTTGCGACAAACCTTACCCTGACCCAAATGGGGAGGACCACGGGGAGATGATACAGTGTTGTATCTGTGAGGATTGGTTTCACGAGGAGCATCTCGCTCCCAAACCTTCAGACGGTGTTAGTAGCCAG ATTCCAAGAGATGAGGAAGGAGTGCCGGTTTATGAGGATTTCATTTGTCAAAACTGCTCTCCAGTTTGTTCGTTTCTCACACTCTACCCCGAGAAACTGTGGATTGCTGCTAAAGTTGATTCCAATGGTTCTGCTAATGCTTCTTCAGACACTACCGAGACAAACCAAACCCCCACAGCTACTGAAGCTCTCCAGCCTGAGAACAGCACTGAAGCTGAAAAATCTGTTTTGAGAGGATGCTCTGAGAAGCTCGCCGACTCTGAACCCTTTCCTGCGGCTGGTTGTGCTATTGCGACGGGTCTAACCTCGTGTCCTGAGTTTGAGAAGAAACCGCTGTTTGTAACCAAAAACTGGAGGAACATGCTATGCAAATGCGAGAAGTGCCTAGAGATGTACAGCGAGAGAAAGGTTAGCTATTTACTTGATGCAGAGGACACGATTGCCGAATACGAGAATAAGGCGAAGGAGAAAAGAACAGAGAAACTGGAGAAACAGGAAGGCGAAGCACTTGATCATTTTAACAATCTCGACCATGTAACTAAAGTTGAGCTCTCTCACGGCATCAAAGACTTCAAAGAAGGGTTCAGGAGTTTACTG GAGTCTGTTGGTACTTCAAGGGCGATAACGTCTGAAGATGTTGAGGAGATGTTCTCAAAACTGAAAAATAAACGCAAAAGGATGGAGTGA
- the LOC106331473 gene encoding uncharacterized protein LOC106331473, whose translation MNSNSQTPVSGDVPATKPNGKDVVSSAEPVKRVGQAGVSLATAASDDSKSKKQNGKAIVSSADLAKCAGQPEDYLPTAISGDSKSKKSNGKAVVSSADPVKRARQHGVSLPIAVSGVPNSKKLNGKAVVSASDEVLFFKDVKFGPQEGELRFRLIHFWEARNTLTKVLFGLEMLLIDEHGTVIQGFISPNRIKTYLPHMFVGSVYRLNNFYGSKSKSVYRVAQPDVTIAFTWNYVLSVLENSLVPFPEDRFRFYGYEEFEAACDLRGDLYDYAGHVKLVNEQALSDSLVLDEVEIASSRRILVNVQTHDGSVMKLYIWDKAAAVFCEKFKALGKPPTVILVTTVNPKRFGGALSLSSLSSSRVFFDMDVQATREYLAWFESNTEVTNRVNAEIVTKAETATIGELLSYMKQEGAKVAWF comes from the exons ATGAATTCCAACAGCCAAACACCTGTTTCCGGCGATGTTCCCGCGACGAAACCAAACGGAAAAGACGTTGTCTCCTCCGCCGAGCCGGTCAAACGAGTCGGTCAAGCCGGAGTCTCTCTCGCTACAGCTGCCTCCGACGATTCGAAGTCCAAGAAGCAAAACGGCAAAGCCATTGTCTCCTCCGCTGATCTGGCCAAATGTGCCGGCCAACCCGAAGATTATCTCCCTACAGCTATCTCCGGCGATTCGAAGTCCAAGAAATCAAACGGCAAGGCCGTTGTCTCCTCCGCTGATCCGGTCAAACGAGCCCGTCAACACGGAGTCTCTCTCCCTATCGCTGTCTCTGGCGTTCCAAATTCCAAGAAACTAAACGGCAAAGCCGTCGTCTCCGCCTCTGACGAAGTACTGTTCTTCAAAGATGTCAAGTTCGGACCACAAGAAGGCGAGCTAAGGTTTCGTCTGATACATTTTTGGGAGGCTCGGAACACACTCACGAAGGTCCTTTTTGGTCTTGAAATGCTTCTGATTGACGAACAT GGTACTGTGATCCAAGGGTTCATCTCACCAAACAGGATCAAGACCTATTTGCCTCATATGTTCGTTGGTTCCGTCTACAGGCTTAATAACTTTTATGGATCTAAAAGCAAGAGTGTGTACCGAGTTGCTCAGCCAGACGTGACCATTGCTTTCACATGGAATTATGTGCTCTCCGTTCTCGAGAACAGTCTGGTTCCGTTTCCTGAAGACCGGTTCCGATTCTATGGTTACGAGGAGTTTGAAGCGGCATGTGATCTCAGGGGAGATCTTTATG ATTATGCCGGTCACGTGAAACTGGTGAATGAGCAGGCCTTGAGTGACAGTCTTGTGCTTGATGAAGTCGAGATAGCTTCTTCAAGAAGAATTTTGGTCAATGTCCAGACACATGA TGGTTCTGTCATGAAGTTGTACATATGGGACAAGGCCGCTGCAGTCTTCTGTGAGAAGTTTAAAGCGCTTGGAAAACCTCCAACTGTTATTCTGGTGACAACTGTTAATCCAAAACGTTTTGGAG GTGCCTTATCTCTGTCATCTCTATCATCCTCGCGTGTGTTTTTTGATATGGATGTTCAAGCAACCAGAGAATATCTGGCTTG GTTTGAATCGAACACGGAAGTTACCAATAGGGTGAATGCTGAGATTGTCACCAAAGCTGAGACGGCTACTATAGGAGAATTGTTATCTTACATGAAGCAGGAAGGGGCAAAG GTCGCTTGGTTCTAG